GAGGAAAATTATGCAGCAAACTGCGAGCAGAGCTCCGCTTCCTGAGGCGAGTGGAGAGTGGCGAACTGCTCATCAAAGAGTCTCACTTGCACAGCACCAATCTGACCCACCTGACCGCCATCGTGGAGTCTGCCGAGAGCCTTGAGGACGTGGTCGCCGTGCTGCATGTCTTCTCCTACCAGGACGCCGCCAGCCGCAAACAGACGCTGGTGGTGGACGTGGTGGCCAACGGTGGGCACACCTGGGTCAAGGCGGTGGGCAGGAAGGCTGAGGCACTACACAACATCTGGCAGGGGCGGGGCCAGTACGGCATCAAGAGCATCATCCGACAAGCGGAGGACTTTGTGCAGGCGAGCTGCCAGCAGCCCGTTCAATACCTCCACCCCCACGTCGTCTTCGCCTTTTACAACGGCGTGTCCAGCCCCATGGCGGAGCGCCTGAAGGACATGGGCGTGTCTGTCCGCGGTGACATCGTAGCCGTAAACGCGGTGCTGACAGAGGAAGACGATGATGAAAACGATGAGGAGcatgaggaggaagaggagtccgaGCTGACCAGAGTGGACCGCGACAACGTTGTGGCAAGCCTGGCATTCCCTACACAAGTCCGCACCGAAGAGTGTCCCCGCGTCAACCTGGACATCACCACGCTCATCGCCTACGTGTCATCGCTGAGTCACGGCCGCTGTCACTTCACCTTCAGAGAGCACGTTCTCACTGAGCAGGCCGCTCAGGAGCGCCGTCAGCAGGTGTTGCCACAACTCGACGCTTTCATGGCGGGGAAGGAGTTGTACGCCTGCGCCGCTGCCGTCCAGGACTTCCAGCTCATCCTGGATACGCTGGGCGGGCCCGGCGAGAAGGAGCGCGCTCGTCAGCTGCTGGACCGCCTCCACCTGGTGGATGACCGGCCTTCAGAGCGGGCATTGCGCCTCACGCCGAGTGCCAAGGTCAACCGCCGCTCCCTCTTGATTTTTGGCACCGGAGACTCGCTGCAGGCGGTCACCATGACGGCAAACAGTCGCTTTGTCAGGGCAGCGGCTAATCAGGACGTCCGGTTCAGCGTGTTCATCCACCAACCGCGAGCTTTGACTGAGGGCAAAGAGTGGAGGGCCAAGCCAATCAGTGCAGCAGCTGATGGGAGTTCATAAAGTGTTCAAACTTGAATAAAGCATACATAAAATTCCTGCTTTTTCTTTCCTTACTGTAGTTTACTTATTATACCAAGAAAAGTAAGCAATTaactacagtggtacctcaacttaaagagtgttttgagacaagaactgtctctcggctaattgttatgctttgagTTACAAGCAATATTTGAGTGACAAGCTTCCCCGCCATTAGTTAATGTTGCAAATGTCACAGCAAGGCCCATGAGATCCGACCAAAATATCGGATTTTAGTCGCTGGCATTACTTTACAGAGTTTGACTTCAATTTGTTGTCCAATCATTGGAAGGAATAGCTcgagtgtgaaggacagtactGAGAAAAAGTGGACGATATTcactgaattaaagaaagaaaccaTCAAAACGTGACAGGGTGTGTCGGCAACATGCAAAGCAATTTGACATTATCACTGGCATTCCCTACACAAGTCTGCACCGAAGAGTGTCCCCGCGTCAACCTAATGCCagtcaagaatgttaaaatactgtattttttttaatggagcaataaaaattgcactattgataataattacctctattataaACATTACAatagtttcaaatgcaacaatacatatatgtaatgataacttgaattacaaaagaaaacTGATGAACGGAGGGAAAGAAAGAGAAGTGATATTtactaaccttgtagattgttatagtaaaaataagTTACGCTTTTTCAGTGTGCTGTTGTTTACCCAGTTTCCTCTAggggaacaacgttaatatacgtttgatgaaacgtgattatatatGCATGAGTCTATATGTGCTtgtgtacgtacagtatgtgtatatttatgtttgtaccgtgaatgagCGTGTGGAtgttgagacttttattagtagattgcacagtacagtacatattccgtacaattgaccactaaatggtaacacccgaataagtttttcaacttctttaagttggggtccacattaatcaactcATGGTATGTATGTACCGTGTatctatgtactgtatttgtgtatgtatgtgggtaatTACCTATGTGTgctcatatgtatgtatatatatgtatgaatgaggGAGTGTGTACGTACAATATATCCAGGCCAGCGGCAGGCTGTAGACTGAGGTGCCCAACAGAGGACAACCCTCAAGCCAGTGAGAGATCACACCCCACATGGGCAGTAGGACGGTGCGCCCTACCAGCAACGGGGACCCCACGTGGCCAATCCCTATCAGGAGAACACGGCCAAGCACGGGGTCACAGGAACCACCCACCTCACCCGCAGGCACCTCAACAATGGAGATGGAAAATCCAGCAACTGCCCTGGCGGATCCTCCGCCTGAGGAAAGAGGaagaaaaaaggaagaaaaagaaaaacaaggaGATCACAGGAACAATGACAGACAAGGTCACAaccccagcagctggccgccTTGCAACACCGCAAAATACGTTGCAGCGCACCAAGATGCCATGATAGACACTGGGACTAGACCCAGCAGGGCCCAACCAAGACGAGCATTCGgaagtaaaatataaaataatatacattaataatgttaaaataatatcaaaacaGCAGATAATTGTTcataaaaatatggaaaagctgatggtgtgtttgatgaagAAGCAGCTGAAAGGAGATACTCTCCAGGGTAAATACTGCACATTATtaaattacttcataaaactactgtggtTGTTAGTAttacattatattgtattgttttaatacaatatttattgaataaaagttagtttttctttttaaaaggcatgtcatGTTAAATGTGTACTGTCTTCAGGGGGCCAAGAActaattaaattgatttcaattcatttcaatgggagatgTTATCATACAAGATGCAAGTGTTTTCAGTTAAGAGCTCCATCAAAGAACCAAGCACTCTCGTAAGatgaggtactactgtactgtACTTCCTTTAATAATGACTAGTGGTGCCACAAGATGGCAGTCCATACTTAACCGGGGGCCATCGTGTTACATTTTGTGTTACAACGCACTCTCATATGTTATTATTActgcataaaaataaaaatgactagTTTTGTGTGTGTGGTGAGAAAGAACATCACTTTAGATATTTTTAGTTAACTTAATTCCCAAGCCTGAGGCAGACTTCCGAAGGCGGTGCGTCAAAGAAAAAGAAAGTCAAATCACACAAGGTTGAGAAAGTGTGGTCTAAGCCGCTCAAACACCGCGACCATCATGAAGGATAAAGACGGTATCTTATAAAATGTGACATAATTGACTCCTCTGAAATGGGACGGTAGTAAGTAACCAAGCAGCACATTGGGGTCATTATTGTCAATTGGAGAACTTTgctggaatccatccatccattttctaacacttgtcccCTTCgtggtcgcggagggtgctgtagcctatctcagctgcatttgggcggaaggcagggtacaccttggacaagtcgccacctcatcgcagggccaacacagatagacagaaaacattcacactcacattcacacactagaataCTGTCTGGTATTCATTTTAATTTATGTTTAATAGTTATTTAATGCATATGATTATTACAAATCCACTAGTTTGCTCGACACCTGGTACTACCTGCAGTTTAGTAAAAGCTTCTGGAAAAGGAATGAGTTTGTGTGATGCTTTACTTGGATGAAAAGATCAAAGTCAGTGGATGAAGTCTTTTAATGTGAAATGTGCTCGTAAAATGGAAGTAGCAAAGTCTTACTTGCTGCTCATTTGAAGTCTCCCAGTGAATATTTTGGGATGTTTAGGTAGTTTGCTTGACACGGGTCATGTCTTTACTCTGTGAGCGGCGCGTCGTCTCTAATCGGACGGAATGCATCGATTTCTTTGACGAGTCGCTCGGCGACTTTTTGATTGTTGGCAGCCAAAACTCGGCGGGACATCAAGTCCAACGGGCCTCCTGAACAAAAATAAGATTGAGAAGGGCGATGCACTGCGAAGAGGCGTCATGTGGACCCGCCTCTCACCCGCCACGTCCATGAGGACGCCGCCGGCCTCGGAGACGATGAGCGAACCCGCTGCGATGTCCCACACGTGGATGCCGATCTCGTAGTAAGCCTCCACGCAGCCGGACGCCACCAGGCACATGTTGATGGCTGCACTTCCTGCGCCACGCACCCTGGAATCAAAAGGTGCACACTTTCACGGGTTTGATGACTCAGGCGAATCAGAGAAGCTCCTGCTGTGGTCCTCGTACCCGTGGACAGGGATGCTGACAACTTTCTTAAGGCTGGAGAAGATCTTTTCCACGGTTTGCACGTCTCTGTTGGACCCAAACTCTGCAGCGATGAGAGCCTGGTGGATGTCTAAGAGGAAATCCCAAGTCACATTCCTGCTCACCCTGTTGTGTATTTAAATAAAAGGAGGTCATGTGAAAGATGGATGGAAGACCTTGCTGATTAGAAACTTGTAGAGGTTCTCCGTTGCAAAAGGCGCCCTTCCCTCGCCGTGCAGTGAACATTTGATCTTGGAGACAACTGTAtaccacaccaaactccacctgAGGAACGAGTGTGGTGAAGTAACTTTTCGGGATGTGAGTTCTGATCAGACCCACCTGTTTGTTGACAGAGAATCCGATGGACACGCCAACATACGGATAGCTGCAGAGGAGATGACACACAGCGTGAAGTTTAACGTGGGAGACTCGTCCAAAGATGTAGATGATGCACAGTTTTAGTTCACGTGTGAACAAAGTTGGTGGTGCCATCAATGGGGTCAATGATCCAGGTGGGACTGTCAGTCAAGGTGCAAACTTCTCCTGCGGCAACAGACTCCTCCCCTATAAAGCTGACAAGACATACCGGTTAAGCGTCATACGACAACACTCGAAATGTTTAACTTCACACCTGTGTTTTGGGAACTTCTCTTTCACAGACTGAATGATGAGCTTCTCCACCTTCTGGTCAGTCTGGGTCACCAGATCGACTGACGAACTTTTCACCATCACTGCTTCCTTATGAACGCTTTGCACAGCTTCCCGCACCACCTGATTAATAACATCCACCTAATCATCAATTTCACTCACTCATAATTTCCCAACACATCAATGTTGTGAGGCCCACCTGTCCAGCTTTTCTAGCCACAGCTACAGCGTGGTCCATGGCGCTCTGCCACACGTCGGCCATATTGGATGGACAGCTTGTGGACACACAGCAAGTATGCTATATCATGATATAATATTGGCAAATATCTTATATtctacatagggctgggcgatatatcgatatacctgATGTATCGCAGGgtcgtctctgtgcgatataaaaattactatatcgtgatatttgagtatacattctcacgcagttgcttttagctgcaggcatggtggaagaggggttagtgcgtctgcctcacaatacgaaggtccggagaattcctgggttcaatcccaggctcgggatctttctgtgtggagtttacatgtcctccccgtgactgcgtgggttccctccgggtactccggcttcctcccacttccaaagacatgcacctggggataggttgattggcaacactaaattggccctagtgtgtgaatgtgaggttgaatgttgtctgtctatctgtgttggcgacttgtccagggtgtacgccgccttccgcccgattgtagctgatataggcaccagcgccccccgcgaccccaaagggaataagcgatagaaaatggatggatgggtattacaCTGCAtacgtttcccactctttcttgtctctccatcTCACAGAGATGTAAACCAAgctcaccttcttacacacgtcacgtctGCTACGTCATACGccttcgcggagcagagaggtagcgacatggtaacgttagctgtgatgcgaaCAATGCGGTGCAGGTGGTCATGCGAGAGAGAGAAGATGTGAATCTGGTAaccaatgaaggaagaattaattgccaagaaaaacagcacagggtccatcgtccggcggtggtttggcttcaagtgggaagatgttcaacatttatgcggcaaaagcattgctacaaaaagtagcagcactgctaatgtagcatcatttgaaaagtcacccgctagagaatgaagagtgcttgaaactctgcatgtcaacatctccgaccggggccacaccaacaaaatgccgaagtaactacttccagatcaacaccgtatgaaaaaaaaaagtcaacggAAGAAGATAACGCCCGCAGAAACCTATTATGAAACTCATTTTAATTTgccagttattgaaatatcttgtgtgacatcatgcacagaagagaactttatttgtttttaaatattgtagtggcattttgtacaaaaaagacactttaatttagtgttgttttgataggtCATCCtcgtgacatcattcacaaaagtgctcttatatctttttttaaaatgtctctgacaattttgcactttctgttttggaaataacatgaatgtctgtgccactgcttgataactgtttaataaatatagttttggtaaattgagttagttgtgacttccctctctgcatgaaagtaaaAATGAGAATATATTACTGCAGTATGAGCTagatttttttaatgtagacacatagaatcatcatactggtgtgactaccgtatttccttaaattggcgcagggcatatagtatgcgcctgccttgaattactgccgggtcaaactcgcttcccaaaataattagcgcatgcttagtattactgcctggtcaaactcgtgacgtcacgagtgacacttcccctgtcatcattttcaaaatggaggaggctgatttcaataccggtaatttgaaatcgcataaaaggaagacgattaagagccattcagtaggatttaaggtctaagcttacatcacactcaaatgtttactgcatacctttggtaagtgccggagtgagtagaggttttaaaataattagcgcatgcttacttttaccgcatgcctttggtaagcgcatgagtgagaagaggttttaaatgaattagcgccccggcggcaattaaaggaaatatggtatatgccggggccctgcgatgaggtggcgacttctccagggtgtacgccgccttccgcccgattgtacctgaaataggcgccagcgccccccgcgaccccaaaagggaataagcggtaggaaaaaagatggatggatggtatatgcCTCAAGTGTTcgtttaaggctaaggcaaaatatggagatatatatggtgtatcgtcaaatggcctaaaaaaatatcgagatcttaataaaaggccatatcgcccagccctaattatacATGTGGAAAATAAGgttttgtgttgttattattgtcaGCTGCAGTGACCAGACACCAACGCTTAGAGGCACAactgttttttaatttatttatataatgttaTTTTTATCAAAAGACTTTAGTTGGTACATCTTCATCACGTCTTGTAAGGGTAAATATGACATGAACATAAACATGAATTTGTCCAAACGGTAAACCCAAACAGCGTTCACATattcatttaaaactgaacatgGAGTGGAAACAAAGCCTTTATACAAGAATaacgtttttaaataaaaaaacgtaCCTTGAACACCTTTAGTCAAGCTGTAGAGACGAGACTTGTCCTACTTGATGTTGCGGATCAATAGCTCTGCTCACTTCCGGGTTTTGTCTCGCTCACTTTTCCTACAGCCTGCGCTGCTGCCCTCTACTGGTCGCTGGTAGATTGGCATACTTGACACGCTGGTCAATCAATACGATTCATTCATATCAGGAATTTAGTAAAAGTAcaagaaagtttttttttgcttttttttaatggaCAGAATATTGTAAAAAGTCAATGACCATTAAATTGACATGACCATTAAATTGACATATTAATATAAGAATGTATTAATCAAatcagtctatctgtgtttgctctgtgatgaggtggggacaagtgcagctgggataggctctagcccTGCAGCCctgtgaccccgagagggacaagcagtagtaaatggatggatggaattgtctAATCCAGCAGTGATGTCATAAAAAGTCAAGGTGATGAATGGATCGAGTGACTTTAACGTttcactacttacgtataaaatactacacagtccagcctatcttgccgattgtattgtaccatatgtcccggcaagaaatctgcgttcaaaggactccggcttattagtgattcccagagcccaaaaaaagtgtgtgggctatagagcattttccgttcgggctccagtaccctggaatgccctcccggtaacagtttgagatgctacctcagtagaagcattcaagtctcaccttaaaactcatttgtatgatctagcctttaaatagactccctttttagaccagttgatctgccgtttcttttctttttctcccctgTCCCACTGGATGGGTCCGGCCATGGATGAGCTGCtagctgtcctgagtcgggacccaggatggaccgctcgcctgtgtatcggttggggacatccctgcg
The DNA window shown above is from Nerophis ophidion isolate RoL-2023_Sa linkage group LG14, RoL_Noph_v1.0, whole genome shotgun sequence and carries:
- the lg14h7orf25 gene encoding UPF0415 protein C7orf25 homolog, with amino-acid sequence MSLKAMLQERIGVAKTLCQRAEKLNPSVEGRGKLCSKLRAELRFLRRVESGELLIKESHLHSTNLTHLTAIVESAESLEDVVAVLHVFSYQDAASRKQTLVVDVVANGGHTWVKAVGRKAEALHNIWQGRGQYGIKSIIRQAEDFVQASCQQPVQYLHPHVVFAFYNGVSSPMAERLKDMGVSVRGDIVAVNAVLTEEDDDENDEEHEEEEESELTRVDRDNVVASLAFPTQVRTEECPRVNLDITTLIAYVSSLSHGRCHFTFREHVLTEQAAQERRQQVLPQLDAFMAGKELYACAAAVQDFQLILDTLGGPGEKERARQLLDRLHLVDDRPSERALRLTPSAKVNRRSLLIFGTGDSLQAVTMTANSRFVRAAANQDVRFSVFIHQPRALTEGKEWRAKPISAAADGSS
- the LOC133568576 gene encoding inositol monophosphatase 1-like — translated: MADVWQSAMDHAVAVARKAGQVVREAVQSVHKEAVMVKSSSVDLVTQTDQKVEKLIIQSVKEKFPKHSFIGEESVAAGEVCTLTDSPTWIIDPIDGTTNFVHTYPYVGVSIGFSVNKQVEFGVVYSCLQDQMFTARRGKGAFCNGEPLQVSNQQDIHQALIAAEFGSNRDVQTVEKIFSSLKKVVSIPVHGVRGAGSAAINMCLVASGCVEAYYEIGIHVWDIAAGSLIVSEAGGVLMDVAGGPLDLMSRRVLAANNQKVAERLVKEIDAFRPIRDDAPLTE